The Brassica napus cultivar Da-Ae chromosome C1, Da-Ae, whole genome shotgun sequence DNA segment AAATCGAAACTAAGTTTCATGTTACATAACAAGATGCAGCCTACAAGAATCTACAGTGTAAAAGCagcatttaaaaaaagaaggaaTTGATCAAAAGACAACTTTTAGAAAGGCTTTGTGTGTTCTTAAAGCTAAAGTACTTTAAAGGAAAAAGCTAGATTCACTTTTTGAAACTCGGATCTCAAAATTGGAGATAAACAAGATTGAAATCGAATGTGACCTGAAGGGCATTGAGATTAGTCTGGTAGAACTCTTCAACGTTGACGCTAGCGTAGCGAGTGCTGAAAGTGGAGCACACGTTGGAGTAGATCAAGCAGCTCTTGATCCGATCCCAATTCTTAGCATTGCTCACTCGTTTCTGCAACCAGTTCGAGTAATCACCGACGCGGTACTCCTTATACCCTCTATCGGACAAAACCTCTCCGGCGCCGCGGTTGGTGACGGCGAAGGCGAAGATGGTGAAGCAGAACCCGAGGAGTATGAGGAGGAACATGGCGCAAAGGTAGAGCCAGAGGAGGCACGAGACGCGGCAGCAAGCGCCGACGAGACCGGCGATGGAGACGAACATGAGGAAGATTCCGATGACGACGATTGGTTTGTCGAGGAAACGCTCGCACTCGGTGGCTGCATTTTTGCCGAGCCAGATCCCGGCGGAGAGGATTGGGACTGAGAGGAGGAAGGTGAAGAAGTTTAGGATTCCGAGAAGGTTGTTGCTACACTGCaccatgtttgtttgtttctttgtttggtCTTTTCGGCGgagagatttttatttttgtttccgGCGGAAACCGAAAGTGAATCTGTGAATCTTTAGGCAAATGAAGAGTTTTGTCAGTTACGAAATCTGTTGTAGTCAACGACAGCTGGATAAGTTTTGTCTTAATGATAAAACTTTTTGCAAATTACACCCTCAACTTGTTGAGAATGACGAAATTGGCTTAAGAATTGAAATTGCTGAATCCAGGTCCAAGTTAAAGCATTTATTAATCAAAAAGAATGTCTTTCCaatttatttgtatttgatcatccagaaaaaatgttcaaaacGGAAGATAGAGTTGGGTGTGAACAAATCCACACGACCTTCTTCTGGCCTTAagcataaaatgataaaaagagagaCTTATTGCTTGAATCAGAGAGGACCAGGGAAAGTTCCGGTCTCCCTCTGCTCGTTCCACTTGTCAACCTGCAGAGAGATTAGCGCATAGTCAAGATATGTGGGTGGAGAAAGATGAAAGATGATAAACAAGTAGCAGAGCAAAGACATACCCATTCCCCAGGGCAGAGAGCGCGGTAGTACTTGGCAAACCTCTCGCAGTCATTGGAGTCCTCACCCTTTGCAGTTGTGCACCTGAAGATATGGTTTTGTTGTATCAAGTCACTAACTCAATCAAACAAGAGTACATGTTGAAACTCAAATGTAACATTTGAACAAGAGTACCTGTGAAACTCAATGTAACGGGTGAAACAGTGCCTTGTCTGGTTCGTTGTAGGGAACCGGAAATCAGCAGGGGCAGTTTTCAGTTCAATCTGATTCAAtagaaacacacacaaaaaaaaagagtaagacTCCGAGATACACTTCCCAGTGACTCACAGAGATGAAACCAATTGAGAAAAGAAACCAACAATGTCTTTTAGAATTCAATGTTTCAGCTTTTATATTCCCTTTCAAGTTTCAATTCCTAATCTGATACACTATGAAACAAATCACACAAGCAACAAAAACCACGCgtgttgaaaaaataatttggcAGAAAAAATAATCTGATACACTATTATACAATTCCAATGCAATCAGATATTAATCTTCTCTCTTCAAAAACGTCTTAAGAATTCAAAGCTTCATATCTCTTGGCCTTTCAATTGCTAGCCTACCTCTTACAATACTGAACACACCACACAAGCAACAAAACTAGGTGTTTGAGAAAAAGGATCTAACAGAAAATCATCACCCCCTCCCCTTTATACAATTCCAATCCAATCACATGTATTTCTTCTCTGATATTCTCAGGAAGCAGGTCATCAATATAAGaagaaacgagagagagagagagagagagagagagagagagagagaggataagtGAAAAAGCCAGATCTTGAATCAAGGTTGAAACTTCATAaccaaaaattccaaaaaaaaaaacaacaagtCCTCCCTCATTTACAATCTCTCGGGGGAAACCAGAGCTAATCGTATGTacgttaaatatattaaataataggAATGATTACCTCGTCCTCCATGGCTGATCTGATTCGATGAGAAGATTTTGCTGTGAAGGAGAAAGAGGAGACGCAGCAGTCTTTTGAAAAATGAAGATCTCCAATGAGGCCGCTTTCAGAATTGGGCCCATACAGTTACTATATATGGGcctaaaattataggcttcactCTTTTTTCTGGTTCAAGTTTCGGTTAAAGCCGGTTTAGTTTAGCCGATTTCAATTTTGGGTTGttggatctctctctctctctctctctctggttcaGGAGGAGTTGAGCAGTGAGGGAGGTGCATCTCTGCGTCTGCgagactcttcttcttcttcgtcgaatCCGCCATCCCCAAGGTTTCTGATGCTCCACAGTCATCAAACACCACCATGCGCTCGCTTCTCTTCTCCCTCCGCCGCGTAACTCTACTCTCAAggcatcatcatcaacaaccTCACGCTTTCGCTCCCATTCGTACTCGTTCGATCCCGATCAATCCCACCTCTTCCTTTCCTTACCTTCTCCGCcactcttcctcctcttcacaTCCCAATGGAGACGACGCCAAGGTTGCCGGGCCTCTGGTGGAGTATGAACGCAGAATCGTAGCTGGAGAGCTATTAGATGGAGACTTATGTCAGGTATATCCATCTTCTTTCCTTCATCCTCTATTGATTCTAAATCTTGTTCCTTTGTTGGCAAGCTTGGTACTTTAAGAGAGCTTCAGAGACTCTACGACGAGCTTGTTCAATCCGCTGATGCTTGTCGATTGGATCGTTACTCTGCGTCCGCAAAACCCACTaggtttttgtttatgtttccttcatatttttgtattgaGTTAGAGGTTGTTgatagtgttttttttatttgttttatatatatctctCTCAGGAGTAATTGGTTCTGGAACAAGTTTGTGTCTCCTCACTCTTCTGTCTCTCCTGTCAAAGGCTTATACCTTTATGGAGGAGTTGGGACTGGGAAGACTATGCTCATGGATCTGTTTTTTCATCAGTTGTAAGTTAGGAGATCACATTCTCATATAGTTTCTACATGTTTTGATGGATCCTTGTTTTGATAGGCCAAGTAGTTGGAGAGCACAAAGGATTCACTTTCACAATTTCATGCTCAGTGTTCATAGCCGCCTGCAGGTAAGATTCCAGTTCCAAGTTTGCTTTTTTAAAGCTAAGGCTTGCACTTCTTTGTCATTTTGAATATCGTTCTGTAGATGCACAAGGGTCTTGAAGATCCACTTGAAGTCGTTGGCCTGGAAATAGCCGACGAGGCTATATTACTTTGCTTAGATGAGTTCATGGTATGTGACGCTCATCTTCACCGTGTGATAAATTTGCTCTACCTTTCTTTATTgatcttttttctttgtaaaagGTCAATGATGTTGCTGATGCTCTGATACTAAACCGTCTCTTTAGACACTTGTTTAACAATGGCATTGTAAGTTATCTCTACAACCTTCGTCTTTCTAACCTATTGGACTTGCACCGAcagtttttaaaaagtttattatgtCGGTAACTGGAGGTAAGTGTAGGTTCTTGTTGCTACATCCAACCGTGCTCCAGATAATCTTTATGAAAGGGGTTTACAGAGGGATCTATTCCTTCCGTTTATCGCCGCACTAAAGGTATGCAAATTCCTGTTGTTATCAATGCACTAAACTCGTTTCATGGGATCCATTATGCTCTGTGACTGATACTAAGAAGCAATTCTTGTAGGAAAGATGTGTGGTTCGTGAAATTGGTTCATCGGTGGACTATCGAAAACTGACCTCTGTGCGTAATTCCCTTATTCTCATCAACTCTGTCTAGGTTTGGTGGCATTGTGGTCACACTCTTATAGCTCTACACTCTTGGTTGCAGGCTGAAGAGGGATTCTACTTCATTGGAAGGGATATCTCTGGACTTCTTAAACAGAAGTTTCAGCAGTTGGTTGGCGATGAACCGGCCGGTCCTCAAGTGGTTGAAGTAGTCATGGGAAGGAAACTGCAGGtctttttgcttcttctttcaCAGATACCATTCCAATAAATAGCTTATCTCATGTTcgttggtcattttattttcttctaattttgttttgttggatCTCAGGTTCCACTGGCTGCCGATGGGTGTGCCTACTTTCTTTTTGAAGAGCTCTGTGATAGACCCCTAGGAGCAGCAGATTATCTCGGATTATTCAGTAAGTGTACACCATAAACATCATACTTTTGTGAGGTCGTTCATACTGCTTAGTCTTGAGATGCAAATTTAACTGCAGAGAAATTTCATACATTGGCTCTGGAAGGTGTACCCATGTTCGGCCTCCACAACAGGACTGCAGCTTACCGTTTTGTGACGCTGGTTGATGTATATCTCACTTCACCTCTCCTTTCTACATTAAATTACCAGGAATCTTTTTTTCTGACAAAAATTGCTTACAGGTGATGTATGAGACGAAAGCCAGGCTCCTGTGCACAGCAGAGGGTAGCCCTCTAGAACTGCTGGAGAGTATAGTGACAATAGCTGATGCGCAGCAAATAGCACCTAGAACCTCCTCAAGGTCAAGGAAGAGTGATGATATCGACCTATGCGTGGACAACGAGCTTGGTTTTGCTAAAGACCGGACCATTAgcaggtatgatctagcaattgctgcctttactctgttttatagTTTTGAGTTTGACTAATGATCTCTGATGCGTTCCACAGATTGACAGAGATGAACAGCAAAGAATACTTGGAACAACACTCAACAATGTTGCAGGAGAAACAGCCTTCTTTGTAGTTTTATATAGCGTGATTGCGGAAATGCCATCACGAGCGTGTTGTATTATTGTTTACCGAACCATAGGATCTCAGCTTATCCTTTTTGACATCAATCATCTTATAAAAAACTGTGTTGTAGCACAGACCCATCTTTTTCTTGGAAGTTGGTCGATCTTTTGATCAGTAAAAGAAATAATGAGCAATGAAGCCTCCTAAGATTGTGATAGTAGGTAGGTATGGGCCTGGGCAAAGCAATATACTTCTGATGTTcttatagacaaaacaaaagCCTAAAAATCGAGTATGAAGCGCTGGACTCTTACAGATGATACCAACCATACAAAAGGAAATGGTAAACGGGACAGATGAATGAAGTTGGGCTATTTCTTCTAACGTTCCCTGATTCAGTCGTGCGTGGAATAAGTTTTTGTTTGACTATGTTGGGTCAATATTTGCAACATTTGCTGGCTCAGGCTGCCCCCACACAGGCCATTACCAGGTAGTGCATATTTTAGTCTAATATCTGAAACCCACCTGAGTAGAGACATTCCCTCTGCCTCATCTTTATAAATTACATCTATCAGAGATTAAGCAAGTTAAAAGACAGAAGCTAGAGATGGGTGAGATCAAAGCCAGACACGTAATCCTCCTCTCTATCATgttcctcatcttcttctcccataCTCTTCTTTTGTGTTCAGCTAACGAGCATGGCTCAAGGAACCTTGCCGTGGTCATGAGAAAACGGGTGAGATATAGAGGGTCTCGCTCACGCAACTCAACATCCTCAGCTTCAACTATGACGTTcccaagctccttccatatggGCGCTGCTTCCTCTTTCGTCCTCGCTCTCCTTTTATAGCTTATGTTTGTATATGATTgtgatttaaagaaaaaaagtgattgcattttatgtttttcttgtaTGTTGAATTGATTGTGTAAATATATCAAATGGTCTCAAACTCTGTCAATAACTCATGTGTTCCATTACATATTCTTCCTTGtcaatgataaaaacaaaagtacACTTGTCTTCTCAGTTGTCCCTATATTTACATATGTGTTCATTGCATGATTCTTTAAGCACCTCTTTAAGAGCCTGCCTGGTCACTACAGTGGTGACTTCTGATCTTGTTGAGACCGAACGACGGACCGAGATGACTCTAGCTAGTACGAGAGAAAAGATCGAACGAAGTTGTCTTTTCAACACGTCACCTTGTCGCCTCTACACGAACTTTGACTCTTGGACTGATTCTATAGTTTCTTTTAGTGTCGACCGATTCCATAGTATTTGGTTGCCGAATTAGTATTGCTTTTCGTGATGAAATGAACAAATTACGAATgcatgattttgaataataaaaacaagTGTTTAAGAAGGAAAGAGGTTTAAAATGGGCAAAATCTCGATTTATTTTCAAACGAATTATTATCTCGATCTATTTGAGTGACTAGTAGCATCACCCCGTGCTAAGCACACGTCAATTTCCTCTtgcatttaaatttttataaaataataaaactatagtattctttatttgttgtttttaatcaaaattgaatttataatagCTTACAAAAGAATTATTAGATAGTCAAATACGATTTGTTAAAACAGATTTGTGAAAATAATCAAatgatatcaaataaatttgtaaatatacaattttcatCATCATAGttgttcatattttttttactcgGTGgcatcatattattattttgctagccatgatatatattttcttcaaagctacaaaaacaaaataaagatatttaaaGACTAACCTAAGAGAAGAACTAAATATACAACTTGttttttttagattaataaCTGTTCGGTTTCTCTTCTAAGTTTGTTGCAGAGAATTAAagcttttttatttcttttgtttgtcttttgtttttctctttctaTGTTTATGTATTTCTTCCGAGCAAAAGCAAGACAAgcagttttataaatataagcaattgaaaaacatatttataatatcCATTTTGTAGATAAGAGGGAGATGCTTATTGTTACCTTCTTTGGTAgacaaaactttatttttgtaTTCTTCTACTTTGAGCACAGAACACTCAAGTTCCATTTTTAACCTGAAATTTACAGTACAGTTAAGATAATATTAATTGGGAATAAGAGGAAAATGAATCTTAATAAAAGTAATCGTAAACTTGTATGGACTGTTTTTCAGTGAAAAActcaacagaaaaaaaatgtttgggagagatgaaatgAAAGAGAGAGACGTAGACTAAAAGAGAGATAGAAATATCAAACAGAgagtaaaataaatagataaaaggtACATAAAAGATAATCAGTTTCAACTTATACTGATTGAACTTGGTGGTGATAACGTGAGGGATTTTAGGAAATGTTGTTTGAGTTTTAGAAAAAGCTGGAtctaaattttcttaaaaacttatTCCATGTGTCCGAATTTGATTAGCTAGTTGACttgtg contains these protein-coding regions:
- the LOC106376149 gene encoding tetraspanin-7, yielding MVQCSNNLLGILNFFTFLLSVPILSAGIWLGKNAATECERFLDKPIVVIGIFLMFVSIAGLVGACCRVSCLLWLYLCAMFLLILLGFCFTIFAFAVTNRGAGEVLSDRGYKEYRVGDYSNWLQKRVSNAKNWDRIKSCLIYSNVCSTFSTRYASVNVEEFYQTNLNALQSGCCKPSNDCNFTYVGPTNWTKTTGPYTNEDCNVWDNRPGTLCYNCQACKAGLLDNLKNSWKKVAKVNIVFLIFLIIVYSVGCCAFRNNRKRSYY
- the LOC106376150 gene encoding cytochrome c oxidase subunit 6b-3, translated to MEDEIELKTAPADFRFPTTNQTRHCFTRYIEFHRCTTAKGEDSNDCERFAKYYRALCPGEWVDKWNEQRETGTFPGPL
- the LOC106376151 gene encoding AFG1-like ATPase — its product is MRSLLFSLRRVTLLSRHHHQQPHAFAPIRTRSIPINPTSSFPYLLRHSSSSSHPNGDDAKVAGPLVEYERRIVAGELLDGDLCQLGTLRELQRLYDELVQSADACRLDRYSASAKPTRSNWFWNKFVSPHSSVSPVKGLYLYGGVGTGKTMLMDLFFHQLPSSWRAQRIHFHNFMLSVHSRLQMHKGLEDPLEVVGLEIADEAILLCLDEFMVNDVADALILNRLFRHLFNNGIVLVATSNRAPDNLYERGLQRDLFLPFIAALKERCVVREIGSSVDYRKLTSAEEGFYFIGRDISGLLKQKFQQLVGDEPAGPQVVEVVMGRKLQVPLAADGCAYFLFEELCDRPLGAADYLGLFKKFHTLALEGVPMFGLHNRTAAYRFVTLVDVMYETKARLLCTAEGSPLELLESIVTIADAQQIAPRTSSRSRKSDDIDLCVDNELGFAKDRTISRLTEMNSKEYLEQHSTMLQEKQPSL
- the BNAC01G20620D gene encoding uncharacterized protein BNAC01G20620D gives rise to the protein MGEIKARHVILLSIMFLIFFSHTLLLCSANEHGSRNLAVVMRKRVRYRGSRSRNSTSSASTMTFPSSFHMGAASSFVLALLL